The Coregonus clupeaformis isolate EN_2021a chromosome 26, ASM2061545v1, whole genome shotgun sequence genome window below encodes:
- the LOC121540550 gene encoding fez family zinc finger protein 1-like yields MDSALYHSAGIFGSPSASENLTAGGKMITPTKPLAFSIERIMARTPEPKSIPFPNLFHHIPVGRPESDPKQPLNMTSSSLHCMIPFVPLAYEPGHKLNMNGLDTSHFEASSYNSSELVGIGLNYKNEQPDVNPSVGQYKLFRPRVVNQSSFHAMGAVCYLNCGESVCPSPASIVNIHPMASYFLNTPLQHARQRAFLAEKNKVAQCTDRYPSGVAFKDISQTQLHHYMKESAQILSDKLFKGSSKLNSACPSGKPKVFTCEVCGKVFNAHYNLTRHMPVHTGARPFVCKVCGKGFRQASTLCRHKIIHTQEKPHKCNQCGKAFNRSSTLNTHTRIHAGYKPFICEFCGKGFHQKGNYKNHKLTHSGEKQFKCNICNKAFHQVYNLTFHMHTHNDKKPFTCPTCGKGFCRNFDLKKHIRKLHDLSASKSPATLVTAETH; encoded by the exons ATGGACAGTGCGCTCTACCACTCAGCGGGAATTTTCGGCTCCCCCTCGGCTTCTGAAAACTTGACTGCAGGCGGAAAGATGATCACCCCCACCAAGCCTCTCGCTTTTTCGATCGAACGGATTATGGCCAGGACGCCCGAGCCAAAGTCGATACCTTTCCCCAACCTGTTCCATCACATTCCGGTGGGTAGGCCTGAATCTGACCCGAAGCAGCCGCTCAACATGACTTCATCATCACTGCATTGCATGATACCTTTCGTGCCACTGGCATACGAACCGGGTCATAAACTAAATATGAATGGATTAGATACGAGTCACTTTGAGGCTTCCTCATATAATTCAAGTGAGTTGGTGGGCATTGGTTTGAACTATAAGAACGAACAACCAGATGTGAACCCGTCGGTGGGACAATACAAACTCTTTCGACCGCGTGTGGTGAACCAGTCGTCTTTTCATGCCATGGGGGCCGTGTGCTACCTGAACTGCGGGGAGAGTGTGTGCCCATCCCCGGCAAGCATCGTAAACATCCACCCCATGGCCTCCTACTTTCTCAACACTCCGCTGCAACATGCGCGCCAGAGAGCTTTCCTCGCGGAGAAAAATAAAGTGGCTCAATGCACAGACAGATACCCATCCGGAGTTGCATTTAAAGACATTTCCCAAACTCAACTTCATCACTACATGAAAGAGAGTGCACAGATTCTATCGGACAAACTATTCAAGGGCTCTTCCAAATTGAACAGCGCTTGCCCAAGCGGCAAACCCAAAGTATTCACCTGCGAGGTTTGCGGAAAG GTGTTCAATGCCCACTACAATTTAACGCGCCACATGCCCGTGCACACCGGAGCGAGACCATTCGTCTGCAAAGTATGCGGCAAGGGATTTCGACAAGCAAGCACCCTTTGTCGCCACAAAATTATTCATACTCAG GAGAAGCCTCATAAATGCAACCAGTGTGGAAAAGCGTTCAACCGGAGTTCaactcttaacacacacacacgaatccATGCAGGTTACAAACCCTTCATCTGTGAGTTCTGCGGCAAAGGATTTCATCAAAAAG GCAACTACAAGAACCACAAATTGACGCATAGCGGCGAGAAACAGTTCAAGTGCAACATCTGCAACAAGGCCTTCCACCAAGTGTACAACCTGACGTtccacatgcacacgcacaatGACAAGAAGCCCTTTACGTGCCCGACTTGCGGCAAGGGATTCTGCCGGAACTTTGACCTGAAAAAGCACATCAGAAAACTACATGATCTCTCTGCATCTAAATCCCCTGCCACTCTCGTCACAGCCGAAACTCACTAA